A single genomic interval of Corylus avellana chromosome ca10, CavTom2PMs-1.0 harbors:
- the LOC132164475 gene encoding D-xylose-proton symporter-like 3, chloroplastic, protein MTWVAILKVDNLGRRPLLIGGVSGIAVSLLLLSAYYKFLGGFPFVAVAGLLLYVGCYQISFGPISWLMVSEIFPIRTRGRGISLAVLTNFGSNALVTFAFLPLKELLGAENLFLLFGAIALLSLVFVVLLVPETKGLSLEEIETKISK, encoded by the exons ATGACATGGGTAGCTATCCTAAAAGTAGATAATCTTGGGAGAAGACCCCTGCTAATTGGAGGTGTCAGCGGCATT GCTGTTTCTTTACTTCTACTTTCTgcttattataaatttcttgGAGGATTCCCTTTTGTTGCTGTAGCTGGTCTTCTTCTCTATGTTGGTTGCTACCAG ATATCATTTGGGCCGATCAGTTGGCTTATGGTGTCGGAGATATTCCCAATCCGGACAAGAGGGCGAGGGATCAGTCTAGCAGTTCTTACTAACTTTGGTTCAAATGCCCTTGTGACCTTTGCTTTCTTACCATTGAAG GAGCTTCTAGGAGCGGAAAACCTCTTCCTTCTTTTCGGGGCTATTGCTTTGTTGTCACTTGTGTTTGTAGTGCTCCTTGTCCCAGAGACCAAAGGTTTGAGCTTGGAAGAGATTGAGACCAAAATTTCGAAGTGA
- the LOC132164636 gene encoding L-type lectin-domain containing receptor kinase IV.1-like, protein MAIVLRSLHFLILLYVSYILLALAQDEKGFIYNGFHDQANLGLDGIAEIHPNGLLQLTNLSQEQVGRAFYQFPIKFSTTNSSSLSFSTNFVFAMVPEVNNLGGHGIAFTISASTNFTHVLASGYLGLFNDSNNGHLTNHILAIELDTVPDPEFEDITENHVGVDVNSMISNESAPATYFSNEEGKNISLDLMSGNPMHLWIDYDDAEKLLTVTLAPTTIPKPDRALLSAPIDLSQILLESMYVGFSSATGAVTSYQYILGWSFNKSGPAQSLDVSSLPPLPGKKGNEKPGLAIISSLIAVPLVLITVVIGAAAYIWGRKKYEEVREDWEEEYGSHRFSYNNLRKATKGFKDTEVIGIGGFGKVYMGILPSSNLQIAVKRVSHDSRQGMKEFVAEIVSMGRLRHRNLVQLLGYCRRRGELLLVYDYMPNGSLDKFLYSNEKPNLNWVQRFRIIRGVASGLLYLHEEWEQVVLHRDVKASNVLLDAELNGKLGDFGLAKLYDHGTNPQTTRVVGTVGYLAPELTRTGRATTFTDVYAFGAFLLEVACGRKPIEGLGLPERVILIDWVAKCWRKGHILDASDPRLEGNYMVKEIELVLKLGLFCSHSKPAARPSMKQVVQFLDGDADLRELPYDSASFGTYTSNESSDFTSLPFSQASGPSMSITDSILRDGR, encoded by the coding sequence ATGGCAATAGTTCTTAGATCACTTCATTTTCTGATACTTCTCTATGTTTCCTATATTCTCTTGGCCCTTGCTCAAGATGAAAAGGGCTTCATCTACAATGGCTTCCATGATCAAGCCAATCTGGGTCTTGATGGAATCGCAGAAATCCACCCCAATGGTCTATTGCAGCTAACCAACCTTTCACAAGAACAAGTTGGTCGCGCTTTCTATCAGTTTCCAATAAAGTTCAGCACAACAAATTCatcatctctttcattttctacaAACTTTGTGTTTGCCATGGTTCCTGAGGTGAACAACCTTGGTGGTCATGGCATTGCCTTCACCATCAGTGCCTCCACAAACTTCACCCATGTTTTAGCAAGTGGGTATCTGGGCCTTTTCAATGATTCAAATAACGGCCATCTTACAAACCACATCTTGGCCATCGAGCTTGATACTGTTCCCGACCCTGAATTCGAAGATATTACAGAGAATCATGTGGGAGTTGATGTGAACAGCATGATATCAAATGAATCAGCTCCTGCAACGTATTTTTCCAATGAAGAAGGGAAGAATATAAGCTTGGATCTCATGAGTGGGAATCCAATGCATCTTTGGATAGACTATGATGATGCAGAGAAGTTACTGACTGTAACACTCGCCCCAACCACAATCCCAAAACCAGACCGGGCTCTGTTGTCAGCACCCATTGATCTGTCTCAAATTCTCTTGGAATCTATGTATGTTGGTTTCTCTTCAGCCACAGGTGCAGTTACAAGTTACCAATATATTCTTGGATGGAGCTTTAATAAAAGTGGACCAGCACAAAGCCTTGATGTTTCAAGCCTACCACCACTTCCAGGGAAGAAAGGGAATGAGAAACCTGGCCTAGCGATCATTTCTTCTCTCATAGCAGTACCACTAGTGCTGATAACAGTCGTCATCGGAGCTGCTGCTTACATTTGGGGGAGGAAGAAATATGAAGAAGTACGAGAAGATTGGGAAGAGGAGTATGGTTCCCACAGGTTCAGCTATAATAATCTCCGCAAAGCAACCAAAGGTTTCAAAGACACCGAGGTTATTGGAATAGGAGGTTTTGGAAAGGTTTATATGGGAATACTTCCTTCGTCTAATCTACAAATTGCAGTAAAGAGAGTCTCCCATGATTCCAGACAAGGGATGAAGGAATTTGTGGCTGAGATCGTTAGCATGGGAAGACTGAGGCATAGGAACTTGGTGCAGCTCCTGGGCTATTGCCGGCGAAGGGGAGAACTCCTCTTGGTGTATGATTATATGCCCAACGGAAGCCTTGACAAGTTCTTGTATAGCAATGAAAAACCAAATCTTAACTGGGTTCAACGATTTAGAATCATCAGAGGAGTAGCATCTGGCCTTCTCTACCTCCATGAAGAGTGGGAACAGGTTGTTCTACACCGAGATGTAAAAGCAAGCAATGTTCTATTGGATGCTGAATTAAATGGAAAGCTAGGAGATTTTGGGCTTGCCAAATTATACGACCATGGCACCAATCCTCAAACCACCCGTGTGGTAGGGACTGTGGGTTATTTGGCTCCAGAGCTTACTAGAACTGGAAGGGCAACCACTTTCACTGATGTGTATGCTTTTGGGGCTTTCTTGCTCGAAGTGGCTTGTGGAAGGAAGCCTATAGAGGGCCTGGGACTGCCTGAACGGGTGATTTTGATTGATTGGGTTGCTAAGTGCTGGAGAAAAGGACATATCCTTGATGCTAGCGATCCAAGATTGGAAGGTAATTATATGGTGAAGGAAATAGAATTGGTTTTGAAACTAGGCCTGTTTTGCTCACATTCAAAACCAGCAGCTAGGCCTAGTATGAAGCAAGTGGTGCAGTTTTTGGATGGTGATGCTGATCTGCGGGAATTACCATATGACAGTGCTTCTTTTGGTACATATACAAGTAATGAATCATCTGATTTCACGTCACTGCCTTTCTCCCAGGCTTCTGGTCCTTCCATGTCTATCACCGATTCAATCCTGAGAGATGGTCGCTGA